The Banduia mediterranea genomic interval GGCCACCGAATCGCGGGTGGAGGGCTCGACATGGGTCTTGGGCAGCCAGTCCAGCTCGATCTTGCGCTTGAGCCGTCGCGTGAAGGTGAACAGCAGCGCGAACCAGAACAGGCCCAGCAGCAACTGCGCCGGCACGATTTGCACGCTGCCGATGTGCAGGCCGCCACGCGTGAGATGCTCGCGCAGCGATTCGCCGATCTCGGACAGCCCCCAGACCTGCAACAACTTCCAGGCGGCCAGCGGCCACAACAGCAACTGCACGGCCAGGAACAGCCAGCCGAGTTCGCCCAGTTCCTTGCCCGGCGCGACGCCCAGCCAGCCACGCAGCGTCTGTTGCCAGCGGAAGCGTCCCTCGTTGAGGGTGCGACCGAGATAGCCGATCAACCAGGACAGCCCCAGGCCGGACACGACGATGGCGACGGTCCACACCCATCTTGGATCGATGTATTGCAAGCGGAATTCCGAATCAAAAGTCCCCGCGCGAAGATAGCACTGCGCGCCAGCGCCGCGCGCAAACGATCAGGCCTGAGCGGGTACCCTGCGGCGACGATGGCGACGCCACTTGCGTCCGCAACGGCCGGAGCACAGCAGCCCTTCGAACCCCAGCCAGGCGGCGAAGAATCCCATCAGCGCGGCGTCCCAGCGTTGCAGAGCGGCCGCGATGAAGTCCGGCACATTGCCCTTGTAGACGCCCTTGAACAAACCCAGCAGCGGATGCGGTCGCATCAGCAAGCGTCGCTGATCGGCGAGCAGCGCCAGCCCGCGGCTGCCCTTGCGTGATGCCTTGGCCAGCCAGATGCCGGCTTCGTCGCCGAGCTTGAGCGTTTCGATCCCGCCGCGACCCGATAGCCACAGCGCGAAACTTCCGCCTGGTGTTTGCGCATAGCGCGTCGCCAGCTTGAGCTCCGAGGCGTCGTCGACATTGCGCAGTATTCTCAGGGCCGGCGCCGGCCCGGCACGGCGGCCGAGCCGCGTCGCGTCTTCGACGACATCGACCAGCGGCGCAGCGCGGCGCTCACGCAGCGCCGTTCGCGACAATCTCGCCAGCGACTTGGCGAAAGTCCGGGTCATCGACCCGCTGCGTCGCGCGAACTTGAGCAAGGCGGCGCCGAGATCCAGCTCCGGCGCCACGGTCAGCACGATGCCGGCCCCCGACAGCGCGACGATGATGTCGTCGACCTCCTCGCCGCGAATCGCGCGACCGGACTGAATCACCAGATCGCGGATGTCACCGAACACGAACAGATCGGCGACCACGGCCCCGCCCAGCGCCTCGACACTCTCGCCCTGCCCGGTCAGAGCGCCGCGACCGACTTCGCGCACACGGCGTGCCCAACTGTCCCGTTGCGTGATGATGCGTTCGCGCAACGACCCGAGTTCGGCGACCGAGTCGCCTGCCTCGAGTCCGGCATCGACCACCAGCAGCGCCTCGGAATAGCGCGCTTCGGCCCGGAGCGCCTGCGCCTCCTGCAAGTAGTCGTAGTCCGGAAGCGCCGCCAGTTCGGCACGCAGCTTCAGCGACGGCCAGTCCGGCAGGCACAGAAACAGCAAGCTGCCGGCAATCACCGCGCGCACGGCCGACCCCAAGATTCCACTCCAATCCGTCATCGCGCGATTCTAGCTACGGCCAGAGCCGGCATTCGCGCGCCAGCATTCCGGGCTCCGGTGAAACCTCGGCATATCCTGACCTGGGCTGAGCTGAATCGACATTAGCGCGGCCCGCGCCTGTTCCCGCCATGAACGTTCTGCATCACGCCAGCCCGGCTCCGGGCCGGCAATCTAGGCCGGATCTTCGATCAGGCGCCGGAGCGCTTCCAGATCGATCACCGGAACGCCGAGCTTTTCGGCCTTGGCCAGCTTGGAGCCGGCCGCTTCGCCGGCCAGCACGTAGTCGGTCTTCTTCGATACCGAACCGCTGACTTTGCCTCCCTGCGCCTCGATCAGCGCACTGGCTTCATCGCGGCTCATGCCCGGCAGGGTGCCGGTGATGACGAAGCTCTGCCCGGCCAGCGGGCCTTCGACCGGTGCCTGCTCGATACTGGGCCAGTGCACACCGGCCGCCCGCAGACGGTCGATGACTTCGAGGTTCTGTGCCTCGGTGAAGAAATGGCAGAGATGGGCGGCGACGATCGGCCCGATGTCCGGCACCGCCTGCAGCAGCGGGCAGCGATCCTTGTCGCGTTCGGCGTGCGCGGTGGGCAGATCGGTCTGCGCGGCCGTCAGCAAGGCGTCGAGCTCACCGAAATGCCGGGCCAGCTCGCGCGCCGTGCTCTCGCCGGTTTGCGGCACGCCGAGCGCGTAGAGAAACCGGTCCAGCGTGGTCTGCTTGCTGCGTTCGATCGCATCCACGAGGTTCTGCGCGGATTTGTCGCCCATGCGCTCCAGGCCCACCAGGTTCTCGGCGTCCAGACGATAGATGTCGGCCGGCGATTTCACTTCGCCGGCATCGATCAACTGGCTCAGCAGCTTGTCACCAAGACCATCGATATCCATCGCCCGGCGTGACACGAAATGCAGCAAGGCACCATGCAACTGGGCGCGGCAGGACAGGCCATTGGTGCAGCGCGCGGCCGATTCGCCTTCTTCGCGTTCAACCTTGCCGCCGCAGACCGGGCACGCCAGCGGCTGCTCGACGGCACGCGCATCGTCCGGACGCCGTTCCACGATCACGCCCTTGACCTCGGGGATCACGTCGCCGGCCCGGCGCACGATCACCTGATCGCCGATGTGAATGTCCTTGCGGATCACTTCATCCATGTTGTGCAGCGTCGCGTTGGAGACGGTGACGCCGCCGACGAACACCGGCTCCAGCCGCGCCACCGGCGTCAATGCGCCGGTGCGGCCGACCTGGAATTCCACATCGCGCAGGGTGGTCACGGCTTCCTCGGCCGGAAACTTGTGGGCGATTGCCCAACGCGGCGCGCGCGAGCGGTAACCGAGTTCCTCACGGCCAGCGAGATCGTCGAGCTTGTAGACCACGCCGTCGATATCGAACGCCAGGGTCGCGCGCGCGCGACCGATGCGCTGGTAGTAATCGAGGCAGGCGTCCACGCCATCGAGTTTTTCGATCAGGGTCGAAACCGGAAAGCCCCAGGCCCGCAGACCTTCCATGACCTCGAAGTGGCTATCGAACAGCGGTCCGCCTTCGATCTGGGCAAGCGCATAGGCGAAAAAGCTCAAGGGACGCTTCGCCGTCAGCCGCGAATCAAGCTGGCGCAGGCTCCCGGCGGCGGCGTTGCGCGGGTTGACGAAGGGCTTTTGGCCTTCGGCCTCCAGGCGCGCGTTCATCAGGCGAAAGCCTTCACGCGGCATGTAGACCTCGCCGCGCACCTCCAGCCGCGTCGGATAGCCTTCGCCGCGCAGCGTCAAGGGAATCGCACGGATGGTGCGCAGATTGGCGGTGATGTTCTCACCGGTTTCGCCGTCGCCGCGCGTCGCGCCGCGCACCAGACGACCGTTCTCGTACTGCAGCGACACCGCCAGACCGTCGAGCTTGGGTTCGGCGACGTAGACAACGTCGTCGCGACCCAGTCCCGCGCGCACACGCCGGTCGAAGTCGCGTAGTTCGCCTTCACTGAAACAGTTGTCGAGCGACAGCATCGGCACCGTGTGACGAACCGACTCGAATTCCTGCAAGGACGCGCCGCCCACGCGCTGCGTCGGCGAATCCTCGGTCCGCAGTTCGGGGTGTTCGGATTCGAGTTGCTGCAGTTCACGAAACAGCCTGTCGTATTCGGCGTCCGGAATGCTCGGATCGTCGAGCACGTAGTAACGATGATTGTGTTCGGCCAGTTCGCGGCGCAGGGCAGCTGCGCGCACCTGCGACTTGGGCGACGCGCTCATTCGTTGTCGGTGGCCCAGCCCTGCACTTCGGTGCGCAGTTGGGCGGCCAGTGCCTCGGTCAGCGGGGCACGCTTGGTATCGTAAAGCTGCGCATTGAGCGCCTCGGCCAGCTCGCGGCCGGTGTCGAGGAAATCCTCGTAGGCCTGCTCGGCGGCCACCGGCCCTGGCAGAACCATGAACATCGACAGACCCGGAGTGCTGAACTCGCTGGCCTCGGCCGGGTCGAGATGTCCCGGCTTGAGCAGGCTGGCCACGCCGAACACGGTTTTGCTGCGACCCTGCGCATCGCTGGCGACACGCTCGTAGATCTTCATCTTGTCGCCGTAGCGCAGGCCGGCGCTTTGCAGTGCGCGGTGAATCTGCACGCCGTCGATGTAGGTGCCTTCCCGTTCGGCGATGTAGAACGCGACGATCTTTTCGTCGATTGCCTTGGGCGGCTCGGGCGGTTCAGGCGTCGCCGGCACCGGCGCTTCTGCGACAGCTTCGGGCGGCACGGCGGGTTCTTCGATGTATTCCGGCTGCACAGGCGGCAGGTCCGGCTCGCTGTCCGCGACGGGCTCGGGCGCCACGGCAGCGGCGCGCTGCCCGGTCAGAATCGGGTCGAGCCGCGGCTCGCCGCGACGGCGCGGCTGGCCGACACCGAACTCGTCGAATCCGGTGCCGCTTCCGGATGCCTCGCCGCCGGTCGCACCATTGCCCGGCGCTTTCTTCCACAGGTCCATCTGGTCCGCAGCCTCGGCCGCATGCGGCGGTGTCTTGACGCTGCCGGACACTTCACGCTTGCGGCGCTTCCTGCTCGGCTTGGGACGATCGGCGTTGGCCTTGTGGCGCCCGATCAAATAAAGCGCGATCAATACCGCGATCGCGAGGATCAACAGCGACAAGTGCAAGCTGCTCATGCGGCTTCTCCGGCCAACTCCAGTGCCTGATTGACGTCGACGCTCACCAGCCGCGACACGCCCGGCTCTTGCATGGTGACTCCGTGCAGATGTTCCGCGAGTTCCATCGTGATCTTGTTGTGGGTGATGATGATGAATTGCACGTTGGTCGACATCTCCCGGATCACGTCCACGAAGCGACCGACGTTGGCGTCGTCCAACGGGGCATCGACTTCGTCGAGCATACAAAAAGGTGCGGGATTGAGTTCGAACAGGGCGAACAGCAGGGCCACGGCGGTCATCGCCTTTTCGCCACCCGACAGCAGGTGGATCGTGGTGTTGCGCTTGCCCGGCGGGCGCGCCATGACGCGTACACCGGTATCGAGCAGGTCTTCGCCGGTCAGTTCGAGATTGGCTTCGCCGCCGCCGAACAGCCTGGGGAAGCGGTCGCGGAAGATCGCGTTGACGCGGTCGAAGGTCAGCCTGAAGCGATCCTTGGTTTCCTTGTCGATCTTGCGGATCGCTTCCTCCAGGGTTTCCAGCGCGGCGGTGATGTCCTCGTACTGCTCGGTGAGCACGGACTCGCGGCCGCCAGCTTCTTCCAGCTCCTGAATCGCTGCCAGATTGATCGCGCCGAGCCGCTCGATGCGCCGTGCCATCGAAGCCAGCTTTTCCTCCCACACCGCAGGCGTGGAATCTTCGCTCAATTCGGCCACCAGAGCCGCGTACTCGAACCCGGTCTCGGTGAATTGCTCGGTGAGCGCGCGCCGCCGTTCCAGCGCCGCCTGCGAATCGAGCTGGGTCTGTTGCAGGCGCTCGCGCGCGGCTTCCACCGCCATGTCCACGGCGCGCTGCTGTTGCAGCACTTCCGAAAGTCTGGCCTCGGCGGCGGCGCAGCGTTCGCGCGCAGCACGTAAAGCGTCCCGGGCCGCCTGCGTTGCGGCACGCGCAGCTTCCAGCTCGTCACGATGCGTGGCGATCGGTTGATCGAGTTCGGCGGCCTGCTGCAGCTGCTCGTGATGCTGTTCGGCCAGGGATTCACGACGGCCGCTGAGTTCCTCCAGTGCCTGCTCCAGCGCCGTCAACGAACTGCGCGTGGACGCCAGCTGGACCTGCGTCTGATTGCGGCCTTGCTGGACACGCGCCATTTCGCCGCGTGCCTGATTCAGTGCGTCTCGTGCCTGAGCCTGCGCCTGCTGCAGTTCCACACGTTCGCCACGCAGACGCTCGGCCACCGCCTCCAGCTGCGAGAGATTGGATCGTGCCTCGGCCAGTTCGTGCGCGCGCTCTTCACGAGCCTGGGTCTGCGCCTCGATCTCCGTCTGCAACTGGCGGGAACGCGTCTGAATCTGCTCCAGTCGTACCGCCTGCGCCTGGCGGTAGGCCATGCGCTGCGCCTGGCGCTGACGGGATTGATCGAAACGGCCCGCCAATTCGCGGCGCTCGGCTTCCATCGCCTGCATGCGCTGGCGCGCAGCATCGAGCTGCTGCTCGCGCTCGCGCACCAGTGCGGCGACTTCTTCGGCCTGTTGGCGCAATTGCTTGAGCAGGCGGCCGCGCGCGATCACGCCACCCTTGTCCTGCTCCGCGCGCGGGAAACGAGCCCAGCCGTGGCCGCGCCAGACACCGTCGGTGTCG includes:
- a CDS encoding cell division protein ZipA C-terminal FtsZ-binding domain-containing protein, which produces MSSLHLSLLILAIAVLIALYLIGRHKANADRPKPSRKRRKREVSGSVKTPPHAAEAADQMDLWKKAPGNGATGGEASGSGTGFDEFGVGQPRRRGEPRLDPILTGQRAAAVAPEPVADSEPDLPPVQPEYIEEPAVPPEAVAEAPVPATPEPPEPPKAIDEKIVAFYIAEREGTYIDGVQIHRALQSAGLRYGDKMKIYERVASDAQGRSKTVFGVASLLKPGHLDPAEASEFSTPGLSMFMVLPGPVAAEQAYEDFLDTGRELAEALNAQLYDTKRAPLTEALAAQLRTEVQGWATDNE
- the ligA gene encoding NAD-dependent DNA ligase LigA, whose translation is MSASPKSQVRAAALRRELAEHNHRYYVLDDPSIPDAEYDRLFRELQQLESEHPELRTEDSPTQRVGGASLQEFESVRHTVPMLSLDNCFSEGELRDFDRRVRAGLGRDDVVYVAEPKLDGLAVSLQYENGRLVRGATRGDGETGENITANLRTIRAIPLTLRGEGYPTRLEVRGEVYMPREGFRLMNARLEAEGQKPFVNPRNAAAGSLRQLDSRLTAKRPLSFFAYALAQIEGGPLFDSHFEVMEGLRAWGFPVSTLIEKLDGVDACLDYYQRIGRARATLAFDIDGVVYKLDDLAGREELGYRSRAPRWAIAHKFPAEEAVTTLRDVEFQVGRTGALTPVARLEPVFVGGVTVSNATLHNMDEVIRKDIHIGDQVIVRRAGDVIPEVKGVIVERRPDDARAVEQPLACPVCGGKVEREEGESAARCTNGLSCRAQLHGALLHFVSRRAMDIDGLGDKLLSQLIDAGEVKSPADIYRLDAENLVGLERMGDKSAQNLVDAIERSKQTTLDRFLYALGVPQTGESTARELARHFGELDALLTAAQTDLPTAHAERDKDRCPLLQAVPDIGPIVAAHLCHFFTEAQNLEVIDRLRAAGVHWPSIEQAPVEGPLAGQSFVITGTLPGMSRDEASALIEAQGGKVSGSVSKKTDYVLAGEAAGSKLAKAEKLGVPVIDLEALRRLIEDPA